From Vagococcus jeotgali, one genomic window encodes:
- a CDS encoding DNA/RNA non-specific endonuclease codes for MVKKKKSPKKGEKSYLLILLIAFLVFAFLEIDFPDELLHDIIPKQEETTKQEASKKGDNPGPIEHGPATFTDYELKNSTKGWIEYGLRDKQGRPTEANALIKPDMINTGTSANQAIRPPGFISGKAPNNHSRGHLIGKQLGGTGDEMENLVTLYQNPVNTPFMTKYENMVRKAADNGETIRYRVTPVYKEDEPMPIAVDMEAKGLDKNSTIDFYVTIENKK; via the coding sequence AAAATCACCCAAAAAAGGAGAAAAATCCTATTTACTGATTCTCTTAATTGCGTTTTTAGTATTTGCCTTTTTAGAAATTGATTTCCCAGACGAACTATTACATGACATCATTCCAAAACAGGAAGAAACTACAAAGCAGGAAGCTTCTAAAAAAGGAGACAATCCAGGTCCTATTGAGCACGGACCGGCCACATTTACTGATTATGAACTAAAAAATAGTACTAAAGGCTGGATTGAATACGGATTAAGAGATAAACAGGGGCGTCCGACTGAGGCAAATGCATTAATAAAACCTGATATGATAAATACAGGAACATCAGCTAACCAAGCCATTCGTCCTCCAGGGTTTATTTCAGGTAAAGCACCTAATAATCATTCAAGGGGGCATTTAATTGGTAAGCAACTTGGTGGTACAGGTGATGAGATGGAAAACTTAGTCACTCTTTATCAAAATCCCGTTAACACACCTTTTATGACAAAATATGAAAATATGGTACGAAAAGCTGCTGACAATGGTGAGACGATTCGCTACCGTGTGACACCTGTTTACAAAGAGGATGAACCTATGCCGATTGCTGTTGATATGGAAGCAAAAGGACTAGATAAAAATTCAACGATTGATTTTTACGTGACTATTGAAAATAAAAAATAA